One Streptomyces coeruleorubidus DNA segment encodes these proteins:
- a CDS encoding DUF5954 family protein yields the protein MNDDWQQQIDALQEELVRRDDPAAWMREADAMDASRRYPALSLRGPVFGVALQDPAVGPQWRLLKPVTDGMAQVARDGLHSHLWFTAKDGTDDPAVRRELLAAVAVMEREPVNEVEACGVRYRVVRGDEFARCNDDGPEPPRPTDPEPARRSWDRRAKDTTSPDVGFVLDPARPDGLAAGALRLRLREFAYTGARFPSDVRADSEKAVATHPDPVLLPTGFGVVERGRYGWQPCGALMATPHDARRLLYSGMSEMWAMLYQYDDTKKARYARAAEEYKALDRADEFRFDDRVFRICRVERMLRMGPDGPECPRPSDVDEYGPMKMHPTMDEDGTIHYGTA from the coding sequence ATGAACGATGACTGGCAGCAACAGATCGACGCTCTCCAGGAGGAGTTGGTCCGCCGTGACGACCCCGCCGCCTGGATGCGGGAGGCCGACGCGATGGACGCCTCGCGGCGCTATCCCGCACTGTCGCTGCGCGGGCCGGTCTTCGGGGTCGCCTTGCAGGATCCGGCGGTGGGGCCGCAATGGCGGCTGCTGAAGCCGGTGACGGACGGCATGGCGCAAGTGGCCCGGGACGGGCTGCACTCACACCTGTGGTTCACGGCGAAGGACGGCACCGACGACCCGGCCGTCCGGCGTGAACTGCTGGCGGCCGTCGCGGTGATGGAGCGCGAGCCGGTGAACGAGGTCGAGGCGTGCGGGGTCCGCTACCGCGTGGTGCGCGGCGACGAGTTCGCCCGCTGCAACGACGACGGACCGGAGCCGCCGCGCCCCACCGACCCGGAGCCGGCACGACGGTCGTGGGACAGGCGGGCCAAGGACACCACGTCGCCGGACGTCGGCTTCGTGCTCGACCCGGCCCGCCCGGACGGCCTGGCGGCGGGCGCGCTGCGGCTGAGGCTGCGCGAGTTCGCGTACACGGGCGCCCGATTCCCCTCCGACGTCCGCGCGGACTCCGAGAAGGCGGTGGCCACGCACCCGGATCCCGTGCTGCTGCCCACCGGTTTCGGCGTGGTCGAGCGCGGCCGTTACGGCTGGCAGCCCTGCGGCGCCCTCATGGCCACGCCGCACGACGCCCGGCGCCTGCTCTACAGCGGCATGTCCGAGATGTGGGCCATGCTGTACCAGTACGACGACACCAAGAAGGCCCGGTACGCGCGCGCCGCCGAGGAGTACAAGGCACTCGACCGCGCCGACGAGTTCCGCTTCGACGACCGCGTGTTCCGCATCTGCCGCGTCGAACGCATGCTGCGCATGGGCCCCGACGGACCGGAGTGCCCGCGACCGTCGGACGTCGACGAGTACGGGCCCATGAAGATGCACCCGACGATGGACGAGGACGGCACGATCCACTACGGGACGGCTTAG